A region of Clarias gariepinus isolate MV-2021 ecotype Netherlands chromosome 25, CGAR_prim_01v2, whole genome shotgun sequence DNA encodes the following proteins:
- the jund gene encoding transcription factor jun-D, whose product MKKEMSLNLDDQNSSNLKPDLRDAEGILSSQDLGLLKLASPELERLIIQSNGMVTTTTTPNSQFVYPKPVSDEQEFAEGFVKALEDLHKQNQLNGGAATLNRLATGAALALPSDLPVYTNLNTYGGSALGTAVNYSTDTIPFPPPPPASSSSSSSSSSSSSSSSAAATQARIRSPKDEPQTVPDVQSFGDSPPLSPIDMDTQERIKAERKKLRNRIAASKCRKRKLERISRLEDKVKTLKTQNSELASTASVLREQVAQLKQRVMNHVNNGCQLLPTQVQAY is encoded by the coding sequence atgaagaaagaaatgagtTTAAACCTGGACGACCAGAACAGCTCGAACCTCAAACCGGATTTGCGGGACGCGGAAGGCATACTCAGCTCCCAGGACCTGGGACTCCTGAAGCTGGCCTCTCCTGAGCTGGAGAGGTTGATTATCCAGTCGAACGGCATGGTCACGACGACGACGACCCCGAATTCTCAATTCGTCTACCCGAAACCGGTGAGCGACGAGCAGGAGTTCGCGGAAGGTTTCGTGAAAGCGTTGGAGGACCTGCACAAGCAGAACCAGCTGAACGGCGGCGCCGCGACTCTCAACCGCCTCGCCACGGGCGCCGCTCTCGCCCTGCCGTCCGACCTTCCGGTCTACACGAACTTGAACACGTACGGAGGCAGCGCGCTGGGCACAGCCGTCAACTACTCCACGGACACCATCCCTTTCCCGCCGCCGCCTCCAGcgtcgtcttcttcttcttcgtcttcttCGTCGTCGTCATCGTCGTCGTCGGCGGCGGCCACGCAAGCGCGCATCCGTTCTCCCAAGGACGAACCCCAGACCGTTCCCGACGTGCAGAGCTTCGGCGATAGTCCGCCTCTGTCCCCCATCGACATGGACACGCAGGAGCGCATCAAGGCGGAGCGCAAGAAGCTGCGCAACCGCATCGCCGCCTCCAAGTGCCGCAAGAGGAAGCTGGAGAGGATCTCGCGGCTGGAGGACAAAGTCAAGACGCTGAAGACGCAAAACAGCGAGCTTGCGTCCACCGCCAGCGTCCTGCGCGAGCAGGTCGCGCAGCTCAAACAGCGGGTCATGAACCACGTGAACAACGGCTGCCAGCTGCTGCCCACCCAGGTGCAGGCGTACTGA